A genomic segment from Deinococcus sp. YIM 77859 encodes:
- the tdh gene encoding L-threonine 3-dehydrogenase → MKALSKQEARPGLWMIETEVPTPGPNDLLIRVKNSSICGTDVHIYRWDEWAQKTIPVPMVVGHEYVGVVAGMGSEVRGFSLGDRVSGEGHITCGHCRNCRAGRRHLCRNTLGVGVNRPGSFAEYLVLPALNAFKIPGDIPDEIAAIFDPFGNAVHTALSFDLVGEDVLITGAGPIGVMAAAVARHVGARNVVVTDINDYRLELARRMGATRAVNVAREDLWEVARRELGMTEGFDVGMEMSGSGAAFAQMVRVMNNGGKIAILGIPSGQVDIDWNDVIFKGLTLKGIYGREMFETWYKMTALIQSGLDLTPVLTHRFSIDDYQKGFDAMLSGQSGKVILDWEAGV, encoded by the coding sequence ATGAAGGCCCTCAGCAAGCAGGAAGCCCGCCCGGGCCTGTGGATGATCGAAACGGAAGTGCCCACGCCCGGGCCCAACGACCTGCTGATTCGCGTGAAGAACAGTTCCATCTGCGGCACCGACGTCCATATCTACCGGTGGGACGAGTGGGCGCAAAAGACAATTCCCGTTCCGATGGTGGTCGGGCATGAGTACGTCGGCGTGGTGGCTGGGATGGGCAGCGAGGTGCGCGGCTTCAGCCTCGGGGACCGGGTGAGCGGCGAGGGTCACATCACCTGTGGTCACTGCCGCAACTGCCGGGCGGGGCGGCGCCACCTCTGCCGCAACACGCTGGGGGTGGGCGTGAACCGGCCGGGTTCCTTCGCGGAATACCTCGTGCTGCCCGCCTTGAATGCCTTTAAGATCCCGGGCGACATCCCCGACGAGATCGCCGCCATTTTCGACCCCTTCGGCAACGCGGTGCACACCGCCCTCAGCTTCGATCTGGTAGGCGAGGACGTGCTGATCACCGGCGCGGGGCCTATCGGCGTGATGGCCGCCGCTGTCGCCCGGCACGTGGGCGCGCGCAACGTGGTCGTCACTGACATCAATGACTACCGCCTGGAGCTGGCCCGCCGGATGGGGGCGACTCGCGCCGTCAATGTCGCCCGTGAGGACCTGTGGGAGGTCGCGCGGCGCGAACTCGGGATGACGGAGGGCTTCGATGTGGGCATGGAGATGAGCGGGTCGGGGGCCGCCTTCGCGCAGATGGTCCGCGTGATGAACAACGGCGGCAAGATCGCCATCCTGGGCATCCCCTCCGGGCAGGTGGACATCGACTGGAACGACGTGATCTTCAAGGGCCTGACCCTCAAGGGCATCTATGGCCGCGAGATGTTTGAAACCTGGTACAAGATGACGGCCCTGATCCAGTCGGGCCTGGACCTCACGCCCGTGCTGACGCACCGCTTTTCCATCGACGACTACCAGAAGGGCTTTGATGCGATGCTCAGCGGGCAAAGCGGCAAGGTGATCCTGGACTGGGAGGCGGGGGTCTAG